The Corallococcus silvisoli genome has a segment encoding these proteins:
- a CDS encoding type VI secretion IcmF C-terminal domain-containing protein — MGALQSILASLKAHWVLVLGVVVALTAIGVGATVWWRKRRDPAARAGSQKPLTSGQLLAIRKTFLSRLPWRYRASVRDFPTLVVLGPAGSGKSKLIETEVDWKRQERQFLPSYTDDPLLEMFLGPEVVVQEVSAPVLEDDSRHARIALRKLWKATFGRRHVGRVVIVLKAKWLLETSPDEVKRVTQLLRGKVNLLAEVCQASVETRLALTHMDELEGYADFAQLLRKHGVPLELAVPPPGREGELAHALQPMEKYLALGLTSLAPDAFERLAAFYARGGEAFAVLGRFVSTLVESGSLAFPLKLERVYLSSPAQDARAAGALAVHADQPVDKLIARYRWTHLRRCAAIVAVGCLPVILAYAHFYRLLMRAQDKLDAFQVTVQRLEERNQSVSGSVVEAQTTEAVRAMEDLWGATRYWPPLEHSFTDEWEELRARLARSIRMSYLKPMLEKCQDQCRRCPGRIPGCQPAPSFSNRATRAMPLAATPEHESCHQESLCRPEQALYTLGVLYASRNENLGQFVLRSVHGTHKKQLKWTSEAFGMSLGGEASEPNWLDAMGLAEPMIANYVIASDKPFDENVPWTRWPFVWLTLDGLLGPWREHFMQLQDVLAAKELDLVRWQALRADREHLRDSLEQSAPFSSARQVMDLINASDAEPDASQLKGVGSLLESLDWMRQNRQALESILRMEDEADTALRAASRMTPAELLTRADGLFAPSDGDARYSVEVLKRDFEFRPVDVSRQLLDKVLRALKETGRSPFDGNVFNPRTGETTSEVANEGAGDDDTEFTSGQAPVVGRVLGKAAFDAQLSPLVDEFTERLAKSRLSREEAVERATFVQGKVQAFAKRYGQDLYASYRGYRFRTTPRGSLASDLSALLQPSSALEAMLRDVAVRAGVGPLESEYYAPMRDAVAPFKPVVQLMTPDKSGALVELSAYTTLVSQLQQELSGVKPAPVKPAAPKEGAAPAGATASSGGSQLAEMLSPVGRVALSMLLEEEDSYLRRVDAWLDQHGLVGEFRLPFRQPFIVVRNRGRTELERVLAEQWAYQSRRTLEPLLKRYPFNPSASQEVDPVELEVLRRKDGAFWQFVTQVLSPVVEERGTDWSLRWPLKSRLLLPPRMLTALGQTGRLSRLLWDDEGKPRPIAMQVRPLPLPSAPTPDSFVTLSYLKCGGAASFGFNQRPAWGDFPLSWWSPQPSSIGVELRSPSRDGKRYRSMEMSESSWNCFRLLESATMTDQSNVVWVLPGRGLAANEKVLEISFGLRGEPWAPFRGVVP, encoded by the coding sequence GTGGGCGCGCTCCAGTCCATCCTCGCATCCCTGAAGGCCCACTGGGTGCTCGTCCTGGGCGTCGTGGTGGCGCTCACCGCCATCGGCGTGGGCGCGACGGTCTGGTGGCGCAAGCGGCGCGACCCGGCGGCGCGCGCGGGCAGCCAGAAGCCGCTCACGTCCGGGCAGCTGCTCGCCATCCGCAAGACGTTCCTGAGCCGGCTCCCGTGGCGCTACCGCGCGTCCGTGCGGGACTTCCCCACGCTGGTGGTGCTGGGGCCCGCGGGCAGCGGCAAGTCGAAGCTCATCGAGACGGAGGTGGACTGGAAGCGGCAGGAGCGCCAGTTCCTGCCCAGCTACACCGACGACCCGTTGCTCGAGATGTTCCTGGGCCCCGAGGTCGTCGTGCAGGAGGTGTCCGCGCCCGTCCTGGAGGACGACTCGCGCCACGCCCGCATCGCGCTGCGCAAGCTGTGGAAGGCCACCTTCGGCCGCCGGCACGTGGGCCGCGTCGTCATCGTCCTGAAGGCGAAGTGGCTGCTGGAGACGAGCCCGGATGAGGTGAAGCGCGTCACCCAGCTGCTGCGCGGCAAGGTGAACCTGCTGGCGGAGGTGTGCCAGGCGTCGGTGGAGACGCGCCTGGCCCTCACGCACATGGATGAGCTGGAGGGCTACGCGGACTTCGCGCAGCTGCTGCGCAAGCACGGCGTGCCCCTGGAGCTGGCCGTGCCCCCGCCCGGCAGGGAAGGGGAGCTGGCGCACGCGCTCCAGCCCATGGAGAAGTACCTGGCGCTGGGCCTGACGTCGCTGGCGCCGGACGCCTTCGAGCGGCTGGCGGCGTTCTACGCGCGCGGCGGCGAGGCGTTCGCGGTGCTGGGCCGCTTCGTGTCCACGCTGGTGGAGAGCGGGTCGCTGGCGTTCCCGCTGAAGCTCGAGCGCGTGTATCTGTCGTCGCCCGCGCAGGACGCTCGCGCGGCGGGCGCCCTGGCGGTGCACGCGGACCAGCCGGTGGACAAGCTCATCGCGCGCTACCGCTGGACGCACCTGCGCCGGTGCGCGGCCATCGTCGCGGTGGGGTGCCTTCCGGTCATCCTGGCCTACGCCCACTTCTACCGGCTGCTGATGCGCGCGCAGGACAAGCTGGACGCGTTCCAGGTCACGGTGCAGCGGCTGGAGGAACGCAACCAGAGCGTGTCCGGCTCCGTGGTGGAGGCGCAGACCACCGAGGCGGTGAGGGCCATGGAGGACCTCTGGGGCGCCACGCGCTACTGGCCTCCCCTGGAGCACAGCTTCACGGACGAGTGGGAGGAGCTGCGCGCGCGGCTCGCTCGCAGCATCCGGATGTCCTACCTGAAGCCGATGCTGGAGAAGTGTCAGGACCAGTGTCGGCGGTGCCCGGGCCGGATCCCCGGCTGTCAGCCGGCGCCCAGCTTCAGCAACCGCGCCACGCGCGCCATGCCCCTGGCCGCCACGCCGGAGCACGAGAGCTGCCACCAGGAGTCGCTCTGCCGGCCCGAGCAGGCGCTCTACACGCTGGGCGTGCTCTACGCCTCGCGCAACGAGAACCTGGGCCAGTTCGTGCTGCGCAGCGTGCACGGGACGCACAAGAAGCAGCTGAAGTGGACGTCGGAGGCCTTCGGCATGAGCCTGGGAGGCGAGGCTTCCGAGCCCAACTGGCTGGACGCCATGGGGCTCGCGGAGCCGATGATCGCCAACTACGTCATCGCCAGTGACAAGCCCTTCGACGAGAACGTCCCCTGGACGCGCTGGCCCTTCGTGTGGCTGACGCTGGACGGCCTGCTGGGCCCGTGGCGCGAGCACTTCATGCAGCTGCAGGACGTGCTGGCCGCCAAGGAGCTGGACCTGGTCCGGTGGCAGGCCCTGCGCGCCGACCGCGAGCACCTGCGGGACTCGCTGGAGCAGAGCGCGCCCTTCAGCTCCGCGCGGCAGGTGATGGACCTCATCAACGCCTCGGACGCGGAGCCGGACGCCAGCCAGCTCAAGGGCGTGGGCAGCCTGCTGGAGTCGCTGGACTGGATGCGCCAGAACCGCCAGGCGCTGGAGTCCATCCTGCGCATGGAGGACGAGGCGGACACCGCCCTGCGCGCCGCCTCCCGGATGACGCCCGCGGAGCTGCTGACCCGCGCGGACGGCCTCTTCGCCCCCAGTGACGGCGACGCCCGCTACTCGGTGGAGGTGCTCAAGCGCGACTTCGAGTTCCGCCCGGTGGACGTCTCCCGGCAGCTGCTGGACAAGGTGCTGCGCGCGCTGAAGGAGACGGGCCGCTCGCCGTTCGACGGCAACGTCTTCAACCCGCGCACCGGGGAGACGACCTCCGAGGTCGCCAACGAAGGGGCAGGGGACGACGACACCGAGTTCACCAGCGGGCAGGCCCCGGTGGTGGGCCGCGTGCTGGGCAAGGCCGCCTTCGACGCGCAGCTGAGCCCGCTGGTGGATGAGTTCACCGAGCGGCTCGCCAAGTCGCGGCTGTCGCGCGAGGAGGCCGTGGAGCGGGCGACCTTCGTGCAGGGCAAGGTGCAGGCGTTCGCGAAGCGCTACGGACAGGACCTCTACGCCAGCTACCGCGGCTACCGCTTCCGCACCACGCCCCGGGGCTCCCTGGCCAGCGACCTGTCCGCGCTGCTCCAGCCGTCCTCCGCGCTGGAGGCCATGCTGCGCGACGTGGCGGTCCGCGCCGGCGTGGGCCCGCTGGAGAGCGAGTACTACGCCCCGATGCGCGACGCGGTGGCGCCCTTCAAGCCGGTGGTGCAGCTGATGACGCCGGACAAGAGCGGCGCGCTCGTGGAGCTGTCGGCCTACACCACGCTGGTGTCGCAGCTGCAGCAGGAGCTGTCCGGCGTGAAGCCCGCGCCGGTGAAGCCCGCCGCCCCCAAGGAGGGCGCGGCGCCCGCGGGCGCGACGGCGTCCTCGGGGGGTTCGCAGCTCGCGGAGATGCTGTCGCCGGTGGGCCGGGTGGCGCTGAGCATGCTGCTGGAGGAGGAGGACTCGTACCTGCGCCGGGTGGACGCGTGGCTGGATCAGCACGGCCTGGTGGGTGAGTTCCGGCTGCCGTTCCGTCAGCCCTTCATCGTCGTGCGCAACCGGGGCCGGACGGAGCTGGAGCGCGTCCTCGCGGAGCAGTGGGCGTACCAGTCCCGCCGCACGCTGGAGCCGCTGCTCAAGCGCTACCCGTTCAACCCCAGCGCGTCGCAGGAAGTGGATCCGGTGGAGCTGGAGGTCCTGCGGCGCAAGGACGGGGCCTTCTGGCAGTTCGTCACGCAGGTGCTGTCGCCAGTGGTGGAGGAGCGCGGGACGGACTGGTCCCTGCGCTGGCCCTTGAAGTCGCGGCTGCTCCTGCCGCCGCGCATGCTGACGGCGCTGGGACAGACCGGCCGCCTGTCGCGCTTACTGTGGGACGACGAGGGCAAGCCCCGGCCCATCGCGATGCAGGTGCGGCCCCTGCCGCTGCCCTCGGCGCCCACGCCGGACAGCTTCGTCACGCTGTCGTACCTGAAGTGCGGCGGGGCGGCGTCGTTCGGGTTCAACCAGCGGCCGGCGTGGGGGGACTTCCCGCTGAGCTGGTGGAGCCCGCAGCCGTCGTCCATCGGCGTGGAGCTGCGCTCGCCCTCGCGCGACGGCAAGCGCTACCGCTCCATGGAGATGTCCGAGTCCTCGTGGAACTGCTTCCGGCTGCTGGAGTCCGCCACGATGACGGACCAGTCGAACGTGGTGTGGGTGCTGCCGGGCCGGGGCCTGGCGGCGAACGAGAAGGTGCTGGAGATCAGCTTCGGGCTGCGCGGTGAGCCGTGGGCGCCATTCCGTGGGGTGGTGCCATGA
- a CDS encoding type VI secretion lipoprotein TssJ: protein MKGGVVRLAAGLVTAVVVGSCAAPSLTVNVKAPAGTNQGRPLYMLVRTVSKTTMTEGYADVAAKVISPDDSVLQTVVIYPSRTKQVKIPLPPEQAVAVSFLFTTPNGAWQALLDVPVPRSVDIELQESRIRTDLPQHMSAQEAAPAVPEAPKAPKAPEPPTFASPK from the coding sequence ATGAAGGGCGGGGTCGTGAGGCTGGCGGCGGGACTCGTGACGGCGGTGGTGGTGGGCAGCTGCGCGGCGCCCAGCCTGACGGTGAACGTCAAGGCGCCCGCGGGCACCAACCAGGGCCGGCCGCTGTACATGCTGGTCCGCACGGTGTCGAAGACGACGATGACGGAGGGCTACGCGGACGTCGCGGCCAAGGTCATCAGCCCGGACGACTCCGTGTTGCAGACGGTGGTCATCTACCCCAGCCGCACGAAGCAGGTGAAGATCCCCCTGCCACCGGAGCAGGCCGTGGCGGTGAGCTTCCTGTTCACCACGCCCAACGGCGCGTGGCAGGCGCTGCTGGACGTGCCCGTGCCCCGGTCGGTGGACATCGAGCTGCAGGAGAGCCGCATCCGCACGGACCTGCCGCAGCACATGTCCGCCCAGGAAGCCGCGCCGGCCGTGCCCGAAGCCCCCAAGGCGCCGAAGGCCCCGGAGCCTCCGACCTTCGCCAGCCCCAAGTAG